From Leptospira kirschneri serovar Cynopteri str. 3522 CT:
AAAAAAGAACATAAGATAAACGTAAACCTTTCTCTTTTATACCTTGCGATGGAAGAACTGTTTCTAAACGCGTTCAAATACTGTTCTTTCAATTCAACGATCGATATTTTTACGAACATCAATCAGAGTTATTTCTGTATTACTTTTAAAAATAGAGTGGATGAAAAACCGTACGGAGGAATTCCAGAAAAGTTCGAACAACTAGTAATCCAACCTTTTTTTAGAATTTATCCCCCCGTCGAAAACGTAAGCCATTTAGAAAAATTCGGCTTAGGTTTAGGTCTGACCGCGGTGGATCATATCGTTCGTAAACATCACGGTTTATTTTTTATCCACAACGCAAACGATCATACTTCCGAAAACGTAAGTCTTTGTGTTCTCGCTGAAATTTTTATACCTTTGGTTTCCTAAGGAGATGTTTACATGAAACGAATTCTAATCGTAGACGATTCGGCGGTTTTTAGAAAAATTCTCAGCCTACACCTAAGTAATTCCAGCTTCGATATTTTAGAAGCGGTCGACGGCCAAGATGGTTTGGATAAATTACAAAATGATAAAGTAGATCTGATTGTAAGTGACATGAACATGCCTAATATGGACGGGATCACATTCGTAAAAGAAATTAAAAAAGATCCTAAGAATAAATTCACTCCGATCATCATGCTTACTACCGAATCTCAATCGGAAGTCAAAAACGAAGGAATCGCCGCAGGCGCGAGGGCCTGGCTTACAAAACCATTCTCTCCCGAAGAACTGGTCCAGACGATCCATAAATTATTACCTTAAATTGTATATGCCATTTTCTTTATATACAGATTTTCAGGAGTCCGATGTTCCGACATTAAAGGTCAGAATAGAAGACGAACTTACGATTTACGAAGCGTCCGAATTTAAAGAGAAAATAAATCTCATCCTTAAAAATTCCGCAGCAGTTTTAGAAATCGATCTTTTCAAAATCCAAAAGATAGATACTTCCTGTCTACAGATTCTTCTCTCTTTTAAAAAAGTAGCTCTGACAAAATACGAACAAGTCCGGTTTGTCAATTTCAGTAATAACGTTTTAAGTCTGATCGACCTCTATAATCTCTCCGACTTTTTTAGAGATTCGATCCTGCCTTCCAAAGAAGAAATCCCGGAACAAAAAGGTTAAATACTAAACTATGGATCTTTCAGAAGTTAGAGATACGTTTATATCTGAGTCAGAAGAATTGCTTTCTTCTATGGAATCTAACCTTTTAATTTTGGAAAAAGATTCTAAAAACAACGAAGGGATTCATTCCGTATTTCGTGCGATCCATACAATCAAAGGAACTTCGGGAATGTTCGGTTACGAACCGATCGAAAAGTTCACCCACGAAGTGGAATCTTTTTTAGATAAAATTCGTTCTAACAAACAAAATCTTACAAAAGAAGGAATTGAATTTTTATTTTTAGCCTGTGATCATATTCGTAATCTTTTGCAAGGTGTTGGAGAAACTTTGATCGTAGATTCTCAAACTTCGCGTAATCAAGTTAATTTACTTTCTTTGGCTAAAAAACTGATCTTAGACGATACTTCTAATCCACAAAAGTACGAAGTAATACAAAACCAACCTACATCTTCAAATCAGCTTGACTTTCATTCTAACTCTACTTTTTGGCAAATTACATTGATTCCTAATATTCATCTTTTTGAATCCGGACTGGATCCTTCCACGTTTATAAAATATCTATCTCAATCAGGAAAGGTGAAACATATTTTTATTTATCCGGATTCGATTCCCAATTGGTCTGAATTCAATCCGGAACATTCTCATCTGGGTTTCGAAATTTCGTATGAATCCCCTTCCAAAGGAGAAGAGATCCATTCTACGTTCCAATTTTTAAAAGAAGGAAGTTATCTTAAAATTCTGGCTCCAGGATGTAGTCTGAATCTTTTTATGGAGAACTACAACGATTTTCCTTTCGGGAAAAAAGCATATTTAAACGCTCTCGAAATCCAAAAAATACTCACACCGGAAGAGATTCAAAAATTATCATATACTTCCGAAAACTTAAATATCCCACATACCACTCAAACGGAACAACTTTCCACCTCCATCGAAAATCAAAAAGAATCCGATTCTATCAAGTTACAAACAAAAACGCTGAGAGTGGATTCTTCCAAAATAGACACGTTAATCGCTCTTGTTGGAGAGTTGATCACTCAAGAAGCGAATCTCAGTCGAAAAATATCAGATTCTGAAAATCTACAATTGATCGAAAGTTCAGAATCTCTTTACAGACTCGTGACAGAAATTCGCGAATTTGCTCTCAGCCTTAGAATGATTCCTATCTCTGATCTGTTTGAGAAGTATAAACGTGTAGTAAGAGATCTTTCCAAGGAACTGAACAAACAAGTTGAATTAGAAATTATTGGCGGCGAAACGGAATTGGATCGTTCCGTAATCGAAAAGATTTCGGACCCTATCGTTCACATTCTAAGAAACGCTTTAGATCACGGTATAGAAACTTCGGAAGAAAGAATTAGAAAAGGAAAACCCGCAACCGGACAATTGAAGATACAAGCGAGTCATGGTACTGGTAGTATCCTAATCGAAATCAATGACGACGGCAAAGGTCTGGACTGCGATAAGATCTTAGAAAAAGCGATTTCCAAAGGATTGATTACTCGTGATCAAAACTTATCCGAATCCGAAATTTATTCTCTGATTTTTCAACCCGGTT
This genomic window contains:
- a CDS encoding response regulator, producing MKRILIVDDSAVFRKILSLHLSNSSFDILEAVDGQDGLDKLQNDKVDLIVSDMNMPNMDGITFVKEIKKDPKNKFTPIIMLTTESQSEVKNEGIAAGARAWLTKPFSPEELVQTIHKLLP
- a CDS encoding STAS domain-containing protein, which gives rise to MPFSLYTDFQESDVPTLKVRIEDELTIYEASEFKEKINLILKNSAAVLEIDLFKIQKIDTSCLQILLSFKKVALTKYEQVRFVNFSNNVLSLIDLYNLSDFFRDSILPSKEEIPEQKG
- a CDS encoding chemotaxis protein CheA → MDLSEVRDTFISESEELLSSMESNLLILEKDSKNNEGIHSVFRAIHTIKGTSGMFGYEPIEKFTHEVESFLDKIRSNKQNLTKEGIEFLFLACDHIRNLLQGVGETLIVDSQTSRNQVNLLSLAKKLILDDTSNPQKYEVIQNQPTSSNQLDFHSNSTFWQITLIPNIHLFESGLDPSTFIKYLSQSGKVKHIFIYPDSIPNWSEFNPEHSHLGFEISYESPSKGEEIHSTFQFLKEGSYLKILAPGCSLNLFMENYNDFPFGKKAYLNALEIQKILTPEEIQKLSYTSENLNIPHTTQTEQLSTSIENQKESDSIKLQTKTLRVDSSKIDTLIALVGELITQEANLSRKISDSENLQLIESSESLYRLVTEIREFALSLRMIPISDLFEKYKRVVRDLSKELNKQVELEIIGGETELDRSVIEKISDPIVHILRNALDHGIETSEERIRKGKPATGQLKIQASHGTGSILIEINDDGKGLDCDKILEKAISKGLITRDQNLSESEIYSLIFQPGFSTADQVTNLSGRGVGMDVVLRNIESLRGTVQIQTLKDQGSSFLIRLPLTLAIIDGFLVKAYSLYFIVPMQMVRETVESKVILNGSSSGTMNLRGELLPVLHLSEFLCLESNSFEKENILILEYEDKSFGIIVNDLHGEVQSVIRPMAEIFKNIKCFSGTSILGSGEIAFILDVPGLYNSIRDQELNKNKDLTAKTG